In Chryseobacterium gotjawalense, the following are encoded in one genomic region:
- the nrfD gene encoding NrfD/PsrC family molybdoenzyme membrane anchor subunit, with the protein MSGHYEAPIREPLIIGHKTYHDISNDIARPIEERAGKLWWVSFWIALALFIYGFGCIAYTIGTGIGAWGLNRTNNWGWDITNFVWWVGIGHAGTLISAVLLLFRQRWRMSVNRSAEAMTIFAVVQAAIFPVIHMGRVWVGYWVFPLPNQFGSLWTNFNSPLLWDVFAISTYFSVSSVFWFMGLIPDFAMIRDRAKTPWTKRIYTFLSFGWGGKAKHWQRFEELSLVLAGLATPLVFSVHTTVSFDFATSVIKGWHSTIYPPYFVAGAIFSGFAMVQTLLLVARKVAHLEDYITMYHIEIMNIVIIVTGGMVTVAYATEYFIAWYSGSRYEDFTYLSPGAATGPYWWAFWALIICNLVVPALFWFKKVRTNIMATFIIALIINIGMWFERFDIIVINIARDYLPSSWTMFKPSIIDVGVYLGTIGFFGVLFLLYARTFPVIAQAELKTILKISGETYKAKEEEDEHH; encoded by the coding sequence ATGTCAGGACATTACGAAGCTCCGATAAGGGAACCTTTAATAATTGGTCACAAGACTTATCATGATATCTCAAACGATATCGCGCGACCTATAGAAGAAAGAGCAGGAAAACTATGGTGGGTTTCTTTCTGGATCGCACTTGCTCTATTCATTTATGGATTCGGCTGTATCGCGTACACCATCGGTACCGGTATTGGTGCTTGGGGTCTAAACAGAACTAACAACTGGGGTTGGGATATCACCAATTTCGTATGGTGGGTAGGGATCGGTCACGCCGGTACTCTTATTTCTGCGGTACTCTTATTATTTAGACAAAGATGGAGAATGTCTGTTAACCGTTCTGCTGAGGCGATGACCATTTTCGCGGTAGTTCAGGCAGCCATCTTCCCGGTTATTCACATGGGTAGAGTTTGGGTAGGATATTGGGTATTCCCTTTACCAAACCAGTTCGGTTCACTTTGGACCAACTTTAACTCGCCGCTTCTTTGGGATGTATTTGCAATTTCCACTTATTTCTCAGTATCCAGTGTATTCTGGTTTATGGGATTGATTCCGGATTTTGCGATGATCAGAGACCGGGCAAAAACACCCTGGACCAAAAGAATCTATACTTTCCTTTCCTTCGGTTGGGGTGGAAAAGCAAAACACTGGCAGCGATTTGAAGAATTATCTTTGGTTTTGGCAGGTTTAGCAACACCACTGGTATTCTCGGTACACACAACGGTATCCTTTGACTTTGCTACTTCAGTAATTAAAGGATGGCACTCAACTATTTATCCACCGTACTTCGTTGCAGGAGCAATTTTCTCCGGATTTGCAATGGTTCAGACGCTCTTATTGGTAGCAAGAAAAGTGGCTCACCTTGAAGATTATATTACCATGTATCATATCGAAATTATGAACATTGTAATTATCGTAACAGGTGGTATGGTAACGGTAGCTTATGCAACTGAATATTTCATCGCATGGTATTCCGGTTCAAGATATGAAGACTTTACATATCTTTCTCCAGGAGCAGCAACTGGTCCGTACTGGTGGGCATTCTGGGCATTGATTATTTGTAACTTAGTAGTACCGGCATTATTCTGGTTCAAGAAAGTGAGAACAAATATTATGGCAACTTTTATCATTGCTTTAATTATTAATATCGGAATGTGGTTTGAACGATTTGATATTATCGTTATCAACATCGCGAGAGATTACCTGCCAAGTTCATGGACTATGTTTAAACCAAGCATCATTGATGTAGGTGTTTATTTAGGAACAATTGGTTTCTTCGGAGTACTGTTCTTATTATACGCAAGAACATTCCCTGTCATTGCACAGGCTGAATTGAAGACTATCTTGAAAATATCAGGTGAAACCTATAAAGCAAAAGAAGAAGAAGATGAGCACCACTAA
- a CDS encoding DUF3341 domain-containing protein: MSTTKIIYGIYADDDDLLDGVKAFNDKGIAINEVYTPFPVHGLDTALGLRKTRLSDAAFIYAVYGLTIGILVTWYTMNHDWPMNIGGKPAFKWGTNMPAFVVPMFELMVFCAAHMMSLTFLARNKMYPGCPPQNPDPRTTDDKFMMEFVTDNVDAVKQILIDTGVEEITVKDA, translated from the coding sequence ATGAGCACCACTAAAATAATATACGGTATTTATGCCGATGACGATGATTTGTTAGATGGCGTAAAAGCGTTCAATGATAAAGGAATTGCAATAAACGAAGTTTACACGCCGTTTCCTGTACATGGTCTGGACACTGCTTTAGGTCTAAGAAAAACAAGACTTTCTGATGCTGCTTTTATTTATGCAGTATACGGTTTAACAATTGGAATTTTGGTGACCTGGTATACCATGAACCATGACTGGCCGATGAATATCGGAGGTAAACCCGCTTTCAAATGGGGAACCAATATGCCGGCATTCGTGGTACCGATGTTTGAGTTAATGGTATTCTGTGCAGCGCACATGATGTCGCTTACTTTCCTGGCGAGAAATAAAATGTATCCCGGCTGTCCTCCTCAGAATCCTGATCCAAGAACAACCGATGATAAATTTATGATGGAATTTGTTACCGATAATGTAGATGCAGTAAAACAAATTCTGATTGATACCGGAGTTGAAGAAATAACTGTAAAAGATGCTTAA
- a CDS encoding c-type cytochrome, with product MLKMTKNIFKITAVLGFAAIALSSCSKGNPPLVYFPDMYFPVAYDPLMKADIAYSDHENEIPAFVKQEGGTGLGPVDGTVAQNPEGLADAAANTAMTVLEYNEGYDASKLVTASPLDPANQAKDLERGKDLFNKTCSACHGTGGDGQGSIVASGAYSGVPKYADREITIGSVHYVLTHGRNSMGSYAGQLKPGDQWRVSLYIMNEFKGGLTAAPTAVAENATPVAKTAEPSTSPKK from the coding sequence ATGCTTAAAATGACAAAGAATATATTTAAAATTACAGCTGTCTTAGGATTTGCCGCAATTGCTTTAAGTTCTTGCAGCAAGGGAAATCCACCTTTGGTCTATTTCCCCGACATGTATTTTCCGGTTGCTTATGACCCCCTGATGAAAGCTGACATTGCCTATTCTGACCATGAGAACGAAATCCCGGCATTTGTTAAACAAGAAGGTGGTACGGGCTTAGGACCTGTAGACGGAACGGTAGCACAAAACCCGGAAGGACTTGCAGATGCAGCCGCAAATACCGCAATGACTGTGCTTGAATATAATGAAGGATATGATGCTTCTAAATTAGTAACTGCTTCTCCACTAGATCCTGCGAATCAGGCAAAAGATTTAGAAAGAGGGAAAGATCTCTTCAATAAAACCTGTTCGGCTTGTCACGGTACCGGTGGTGATGGACAAGGATCCATCGTTGCAAGTGGTGCTTATTCAGGAGTTCCGAAATATGCAGATCGAGAAATTACCATAGGTTCAGTACATTATGTTTTGACACACGGCAGAAACTCGATGGGATCTTATGCTGGTCAGTTAAAACCAGGCGACCAATGGAGAGTCTCCCTGTATATTATGAATGAATTTAAAGGAGGGCTTACTGCTGCTCCAACCGCAGTTGCCGAAAATGCGACACCCGTTGCGAAAACAGCAGAACCTAGTACGAGTCCTAAAAAATAA
- a CDS encoding quinol:cytochrome C oxidoreductase, with the protein MYSFSPKLRLYSIVFILLGAVLFGAGYFMNRGADDAQIEHMMEAVHAGGNNTPSNSSELLGPQDHAAHLEHATMQFKNQPLAAVHTVAVFLFALSCCALFFYSIQNASHAGWSIIILRVMEAVASFIPWAGAVIIIIMLLNVSHIGHLFHWMDPELTDPKSVNFDPILFEKKTFLNIPFYVVRTLIYVLGASFFAWKLKSLSKKVDETKSRKVYASYYSWSVGYIAFFGFASAAWAWDWLMSIDPHWYSTMYIWYAMVSALATSIAVIMVISVYLKKAGFLPQFNDNHLHDLGVFLFASTMLWTYTWFAQFMLYWYANIPEEVNYFYGRFEYYSWAFWSILLFNFAIPLAVMVSSSIKRNYTVMTTMAVIVITGHWLVYYNMVMPGTVGPFWQNITGLLTNLGAVLFGLGSFIFVVMTTLAKLKLIPEGNPFLHESKIYEYPF; encoded by the coding sequence ATGTATAGTTTTTCACCTAAATTAAGATTATATTCAATCGTATTCATTCTCCTGGGAGCAGTTCTTTTTGGAGCAGGTTACTTTATGAACCGTGGAGCTGATGATGCCCAGATTGAACATATGATGGAGGCGGTTCATGCCGGCGGAAATAATACTCCCTCCAATTCCAGCGAATTGTTGGGGCCACAAGATCACGCAGCGCATTTGGAGCATGCTACAATGCAGTTCAAAAATCAGCCTTTGGCAGCAGTTCATACGGTTGCAGTGTTCCTATTTGCTCTAAGTTGCTGTGCATTGTTTTTCTACAGTATTCAAAACGCGTCCCACGCAGGATGGTCCATTATTATCCTTAGGGTTATGGAAGCGGTCGCGTCATTTATCCCTTGGGCAGGTGCAGTTATTATTATTATAATGCTGTTGAACGTTAGTCATATCGGACATCTTTTCCATTGGATGGATCCTGAATTAACTGACCCGAAAAGCGTTAATTTTGATCCGATTCTTTTTGAAAAGAAGACTTTCCTTAATATTCCTTTTTATGTTGTAAGAACGCTTATCTATGTGTTGGGAGCATCATTCTTTGCCTGGAAACTGAAATCACTTTCTAAAAAAGTTGATGAAACAAAAAGCAGAAAAGTATACGCAAGCTATTACAGCTGGAGCGTTGGCTATATTGCATTCTTCGGGTTCGCTTCGGCAGCCTGGGCGTGGGACTGGTTGATGTCTATTGACCCGCACTGGTATTCTACGATGTATATCTGGTATGCGATGGTAAGTGCGTTGGCAACGTCGATTGCTGTAATTATGGTGATCAGTGTTTATCTGAAGAAAGCAGGATTTTTACCTCAGTTCAATGATAACCACCTGCACGATTTAGGAGTTTTCCTTTTTGCATCTACAATGTTATGGACTTATACCTGGTTTGCGCAGTTCATGTTGTATTGGTACGCCAATATTCCTGAAGAAGTAAATTATTTCTACGGTAGATTTGAATATTATTCATGGGCTTTCTGGTCAATCTTATTATTCAATTTTGCAATTCCTTTAGCGGTAATGGTAAGTTCAAGTATCAAGAGAAATTACACCGTGATGACTACGATGGCAGTAATTGTTATTACCGGACACTGGTTGGTGTATTATAATATGGTAATGCCTGGTACAGTAGGACCTTTCTGGCAAAACATCACCGGTTTATTAACCAATCTTGGTGCCGTGTTGTTTGGTTTAGGATCTTTCATCTTTGTTGTAATGACAACATTGGCTAAACTGAAATTAATTCCGGAAGGAAATCCTTTCTTACACGAATCTAAAATTTACGAATATCCTTTCTAA
- a CDS encoding M48 family metalloprotease, which produces MNKNVLLLFIFLLIYLFSIGPDPILGDSLAFTVVASKGFDLATNATNHFLYINSLAVLHKIVPFINPHYLFVGFSIGCSILTLYFLRKFLFLFDVKEDIVDVVILFFGFSFTFWRISIITEVYSFYLLFVILFLHQFFLFIKEKRSINFYWSSILFGLMFLIHIQTILLVPFYLYFLYENFKSNKMNIIKGLLIPTVLFSVLLIPVIQGKNSFTAIFTDDAWGSSFFHLDFKTFIKSLGRNLVFLLYNFLFFTYFIIRGLNKVPFKKYFIIAILPYAFFILKHDVSDSYVFHLVPYLLVLIIMAKGLENFNFSKKYLLAFAIPLIYFMTFKILDFTKTGESINTETGFKGGVRYLFFPPLKGNPDILKFIEAYDKNKLKAKPAFDRQYRYAKDWMLIKSNY; this is translated from the coding sequence ATGAATAAAAATGTTTTACTTCTTTTTATTTTTCTCCTAATCTATCTTTTTTCTATAGGACCTGATCCGATATTGGGCGATAGCTTAGCCTTTACCGTAGTGGCTTCCAAGGGTTTCGATTTAGCAACAAATGCTACAAATCATTTTCTGTACATTAATTCGCTGGCGGTTTTACATAAGATAGTTCCTTTTATTAATCCACATTATTTATTTGTAGGTTTCAGTATAGGATGTTCAATATTAACATTGTATTTTTTAAGAAAATTTCTTTTTTTATTTGATGTTAAGGAAGATATTGTAGACGTTGTAATTTTATTTTTCGGTTTTTCTTTCACCTTTTGGAGAATTTCTATTATTACGGAGGTTTACAGTTTTTACCTATTGTTTGTTATATTATTTTTACACCAATTTTTTTTATTTATAAAAGAGAAAAGGAGTATTAATTTTTACTGGAGCTCCATATTATTCGGTTTAATGTTCTTGATTCACATTCAAACCATATTGCTTGTGCCTTTTTATTTGTATTTTTTATACGAAAACTTCAAGAGTAATAAAATGAATATTATAAAAGGTCTTCTTATACCCACTGTACTTTTTTCAGTTCTTCTGATTCCGGTAATTCAGGGAAAAAATAGTTTTACTGCAATTTTTACAGATGATGCGTGGGGTTCTTCTTTTTTTCATTTAGATTTTAAAACATTTATAAAAAGTTTAGGAAGAAATTTAGTTTTTTTACTGTATAATTTCTTGTTTTTCACGTACTTTATCATTCGTGGCTTAAATAAAGTGCCATTTAAAAAGTATTTTATTATTGCAATTCTGCCCTATGCTTTTTTTATTCTAAAACATGATGTATCAGATTCTTATGTTTTTCATTTAGTGCCTTATTTATTGGTTTTAATAATTATGGCAAAAGGTTTGGAAAACTTTAATTTTAGTAAAAAATATCTTCTGGCATTTGCAATTCCATTAATTTATTTTATGACCTTTAAAATACTAGATTTTACAAAAACTGGTGAATCAATCAATACCGAAACCGGTTTTAAAGGTGGTGTCAGATATCTTTTTTTTCCGCCTTTGAAAGGTAATCCAGATATTTTAAAATTTATTGAAGCATATGACAAAAATAAATTAAAAGCTAAGCCCGCTTTTGACAGACAATACCGATATGCTAAAGATTGGATGTTAATTAAGAGTAATTATTAA
- a CDS encoding adenine phosphoribosyltransferase, whose protein sequence is MNQQLVQDLKNTIQNVPDFPQPGIQFKDITPIFLNPKLYEEVIADLANFSRGKIDAVCGIESRGYLFGIAIAVALDVPFILIRKQGKLPPPFVSQKYDLEYGSAEIEMRTGQLQPGQRILIHDDLLATGGTTEAAAHLVQKQGGIVSQFSFLIGLKDLEGENRLKKFGAEVHQILTY, encoded by the coding sequence ATGAATCAGCAACTTGTTCAGGATTTAAAAAATACCATTCAGAATGTTCCAGATTTTCCGCAACCGGGAATTCAGTTTAAAGATATTACCCCGATATTTCTCAATCCAAAACTCTATGAAGAGGTCATTGCTGACCTGGCGAATTTCAGCCGTGGTAAAATCGACGCCGTGTGCGGGATCGAAAGCCGTGGTTATCTTTTCGGCATTGCCATTGCCGTGGCCTTGGATGTGCCTTTTATTTTGATCCGGAAACAGGGGAAACTGCCGCCACCATTTGTAAGTCAGAAGTATGACCTGGAATACGGTTCAGCAGAAATAGAAATGCGGACCGGGCAATTGCAACCCGGACAAAGAATTCTGATTCACGATGATTTATTGGCCACCGGAGGAACAACAGAAGCGGCAGCACATCTAGTTCAAAAGCAAGGCGGAATTGTTTCGCAGTTCAGTTTCTTAATCGGTCTAAAAGATCTGGAAGGTGAAAACCGACTCAAAAAATTCGGAGCCGAAGTTCATCAGATATTAACCTATTGA
- a CDS encoding YfgM family protein has product MAKFNSRTSKKEMEGKETVEVFKDLDRGALDTEKFLEKNAKSLMIVFGVLLAGVLGYFAFQQFYEAPRNEEATLSYLAAQKNLADGKDDLALGGKSAANPGYLGTYKEYSGTKVGKLSSYNAGLIKFKEGKYQEAYDLLDNFSSDNKVLMALKYGAMADTQANLNKSDDALSLLNKAISASDDPYTSYYFTRKAGIVALALKKNADAKKYFSTIDEKYQDYDNGMSDSYIEMVKYY; this is encoded by the coding sequence ATGGCAAAATTCAATTCCCGCACCAGCAAAAAAGAAATGGAAGGTAAGGAAACTGTAGAAGTTTTCAAAGACCTGGACAGAGGTGCACTCGATACTGAGAAATTTCTCGAAAAAAATGCTAAATCTTTAATGATCGTTTTCGGTGTATTGTTGGCAGGCGTTTTAGGATATTTTGCTTTTCAGCAGTTTTACGAAGCACCAAGAAATGAAGAAGCTACTTTAAGCTACCTTGCTGCCCAGAAAAATTTAGCAGACGGAAAAGACGATTTGGCTTTAGGTGGAAAAAGCGCAGCAAACCCAGGTTATTTGGGGACTTATAAGGAGTACTCAGGAACCAAGGTTGGTAAACTTTCTTCTTACAACGCCGGATTAATTAAATTTAAAGAAGGCAAATACCAGGAAGCTTACGACCTTCTGGATAATTTTTCTTCTGACAACAAAGTCTTAATGGCTTTGAAATATGGCGCTATGGCAGACACCCAGGCCAACCTTAATAAAAGCGACGATGCGTTGTCTCTTTTGAATAAAGCAATTTCAGCTTCAGATGATCCTTATACTTCTTATTACTTTACAAGAAAAGCAGGAATCGTAGCATTGGCTTTGAAAAAGAACGCTGACGCGAAAAAATATTTCTCTACCATCGACGAAAAATATCAGGATTACGATAACGGAATGTCTGACTCGTATATCGAAATGGTAAAATATTACTAA
- the ribH gene encoding 6,7-dimethyl-8-ribityllumazine synthase: MATVNLSDYQPLQLHDAGSFRIGIVVSEWNDFITFNLRDGALEVLKKEGVKEEHIKVFKVPGAFELNYASMQLCKTGYFDAVIAIGCVIRGETPHFDYVCSAVAQGIKDCNVLTNVPTIFCLLTDDTKEQSIARSGGALGNKGIEAAVTALQMIDFKRKL; this comes from the coding sequence ATGGCGACTGTAAATCTTTCTGATTATCAACCATTACAACTACACGATGCCGGTTCTTTTAGAATTGGCATTGTCGTTTCAGAATGGAATGATTTTATAACCTTTAACCTTCGGGATGGCGCTCTGGAAGTGCTGAAAAAAGAAGGCGTAAAAGAAGAACATATCAAAGTTTTTAAAGTTCCCGGAGCTTTCGAACTCAATTACGCTTCGATGCAACTCTGCAAAACAGGATATTTTGATGCCGTCATCGCCATCGGATGTGTCATACGGGGCGAAACTCCGCATTTTGATTATGTCTGTTCTGCAGTAGCACAGGGAATTAAGGATTGTAATGTATTAACAAATGTTCCAACCATTTTCTGTCTTTTAACGGATGACACCAAAGAGCAGTCGATCGCCAGAAGTGGCGGTGCCCTAGGAAATAAAGGAATCGAAGCCGCTGTGACTGCACTGCAGATGATTGACTTTAAAAGAAAACTGTAG